One window from the genome of Haloprofundus halobius encodes:
- a CDS encoding ABC transporter permease gives MSDATATRETGSGGDPGTRGEAGQRRDTVVDWLESRALTLVAAATGVVLLVLFYYPVATVLVEAIAVDGELTFAPLATVLTSRFYLVEIIGFTAYQAALSTVASVALGLPGAWVLSRFEFRGRETLRSLTILPFVLPSIMVAIGFVATFGANGTLNRLFSTLGLGSVSLLYTLPAIIVAHAFYNAPLVTRMTTAAWESVDVRSVETARSLGASPARAFLDVVLPQLLPAILVSATLTFVFTFASFPIVLALGGLQYATVEVFVYYRVQQLAYADAAALAVVETAVSLGLTYAYLRYEARQQTAAFGAGARPAPRTRLIPATLRGSSVKDTLARLAVLGYGVVVLLVFVAPIVSMVLASVTAPDGSLTTRYYEFLVQRQATAAAFQVKPLPAVLNSLLFGVGTLLLALPMGVVMAVLTTRRYRGRKVVDALAMAPLAVSGIVVGLGLLRGLVFGFEAFGYRFTVAGAIAIVAAHAVSAYPFVTRNVAPLLGNLDPRLVESARSLGASRTRALWDIELPLVAAGVVAGAAFAFAISVGEFDATVILATGSNSYTMPVAVERYLGRRLGPATAMGCILLFVTSLSFVVIERFGGGSSGV, from the coding sequence GTGAGCGACGCGACGGCGACCCGAGAAACCGGTTCGGGCGGTGACCCCGGGACGCGAGGGGAGGCCGGGCAGCGACGCGACACGGTCGTCGACTGGCTCGAATCTCGCGCACTAACGCTCGTCGCCGCCGCGACCGGCGTCGTGCTCCTCGTTCTGTTCTACTACCCCGTCGCGACGGTGCTCGTCGAGGCGATCGCCGTCGACGGCGAACTCACGTTCGCGCCGCTCGCGACGGTGCTCACCTCGCGCTTCTACCTCGTCGAGATTATCGGCTTCACCGCGTATCAGGCCGCGTTGTCGACCGTCGCAAGCGTCGCGCTCGGGTTACCGGGCGCGTGGGTGCTGTCGCGCTTCGAGTTCCGGGGACGCGAGACGCTTCGCTCGCTGACGATTCTCCCGTTCGTTCTCCCCTCGATCATGGTCGCCATCGGCTTCGTCGCCACCTTCGGCGCGAACGGGACGCTCAACCGTCTGTTCTCGACGCTCGGACTCGGTTCGGTGAGTCTGCTCTACACGCTTCCCGCCATCATCGTTGCCCACGCGTTCTACAACGCGCCGCTCGTGACGCGGATGACGACGGCGGCGTGGGAGAGCGTCGACGTGCGGAGTGTGGAGACGGCGCGGAGTCTCGGCGCGTCGCCCGCGCGGGCGTTTCTCGACGTGGTTCTTCCCCAGTTGCTCCCGGCGATTCTCGTCTCCGCGACGCTGACGTTCGTCTTCACCTTCGCCTCCTTCCCCATCGTGCTGGCGCTCGGCGGCCTCCAGTACGCGACCGTCGAGGTGTTCGTCTACTACCGCGTCCAGCAACTGGCGTACGCCGACGCCGCGGCGCTGGCTGTCGTCGAGACGGCCGTCTCGCTCGGCCTCACCTACGCCTACCTCCGCTACGAGGCCCGCCAACAGACCGCCGCGTTCGGCGCGGGTGCACGTCCGGCACCGCGAACGCGACTGATTCCGGCGACGCTTCGGGGGTCGTCCGTGAAAGACACGCTCGCGCGACTCGCCGTCCTCGGTTACGGCGTCGTCGTCCTGCTTGTGTTCGTCGCGCCCATCGTCAGCATGGTGCTCGCGAGCGTCACCGCACCCGACGGGTCGCTGACGACGCGCTACTACGAGTTCCTCGTCCAGCGGCAGGCGACGGCGGCGGCGTTTCAGGTGAAACCGCTTCCTGCTGTTCTCAACTCCCTGTTGTTCGGCGTCGGTACGCTGCTTTTGGCACTCCCGATGGGCGTCGTGATGGCGGTGTTGACGACGCGTCGCTACCGCGGTCGGAAGGTGGTCGACGCGCTGGCGATGGCCCCGCTCGCGGTGAGCGGCATCGTCGTCGGTCTCGGTCTCCTTCGAGGCTTGGTGTTCGGCTTCGAGGCGTTCGGCTACCGGTTTACGGTCGCCGGAGCTATCGCCATCGTCGCGGCGCACGCGGTGAGCGCGTATCCCTTCGTGACGCGTAACGTCGCGCCGCTGCTCGGGAATCTGGACCCACGGTTGGTGGAATCCGCGCGGAGCCTCGGCGCGTCGCGGACGCGGGCGCTGTGGGACATCGAACTGCCGCTCGTCGCCGCGGGCGTCGTCGCGGGCGCGGCGTTCGCATTCGCCATCAGCGTCGGCGAGTTCGACGCGACGGTGATTTTGGCCACCGGGTCGAACAGCTATACGATGCCCGTCGCCGTCGAACGCTATCTCGGTCGTCGCCTCGGACCAGCGACCGCGATGGGTTGCATTCTGCTGTTCGTCACCAGCCTCAGTTTCGTCGTCATCGAACGCTTCGGTGGGGGGTCCAGCGGTGTCTGA
- a CDS encoding ABC transporter ATP-binding protein, whose amino-acid sequence MSEIDLRGVRKTYAGTTALDDVSLRVRDGEFFTLVGPSGCGKTTTLRLIAGFESPTDGAIRFDGDDVSGVPPEDRNVGVVFQNYALFPHMSVAENVGYGLRFVDGEPRREREKRVPELLELVDLAGMGDRDPAELSGGQQQRVALARALAPGPRLLLLDEPMSALDARLRERLRLQVKRIQSELGITTVYVTHDQEEALAVSDRVAVMNEGRVEQVGPPREVYDRPATRFVASFVGDNNLFEGELVDAVESEASPHETKGSRRLLVRVGETVFEVEATAPAESTPVDAAATDSRSARFDGGSLAFCVRPELLVVGGRENRFTATVRETEFLGETTRAHLDWDGREVIVRVSDPPAAGESVALGFDPADAHVFEC is encoded by the coding sequence GTGTCTGAGATCGACCTACGGGGCGTTCGGAAGACGTACGCCGGGACGACGGCACTCGACGACGTGAGCCTCCGCGTCCGCGACGGCGAGTTCTTCACGCTCGTCGGCCCCTCCGGATGCGGGAAGACGACGACGCTCCGCCTGATCGCGGGGTTCGAGTCGCCGACCGACGGGGCGATTCGGTTCGACGGCGACGACGTCTCGGGCGTGCCGCCCGAAGACCGGAACGTCGGCGTCGTGTTCCAGAACTATGCGCTGTTTCCGCACATGAGCGTCGCCGAGAACGTCGGCTACGGACTCCGGTTCGTCGACGGCGAGCCACGCCGCGAGCGCGAGAAACGGGTCCCGGAACTGCTGGAACTCGTCGACCTCGCGGGGATGGGAGACCGCGATCCGGCGGAACTCTCGGGGGGCCAGCAGCAACGCGTCGCTCTCGCCCGCGCGCTCGCGCCGGGGCCGCGTCTCCTCCTTCTGGACGAACCGATGAGCGCCCTCGACGCACGGCTCCGCGAACGCCTCCGGTTGCAGGTGAAGCGAATCCAGTCGGAGTTGGGCATCACGACGGTGTACGTCACCCACGACCAGGAGGAGGCGCTGGCCGTCTCCGACCGCGTCGCCGTCATGAACGAGGGACGCGTCGAACAGGTCGGCCCGCCGCGCGAGGTCTACGACCGTCCCGCGACGCGGTTCGTCGCGTCGTTCGTCGGCGACAACAACCTGTTCGAAGGAGAACTGGTCGACGCAGTCGAGAGTGAGGCAAGTCCACACGAAACGAAGGGGTCGCGACGGCTTCTCGTGCGCGTCGGTGAGACGGTGTTCGAAGTCGAGGCGACGGCCCCAGCGGAATCGACTCCCGTCGACGCGGCGGCGACCGACTCCCGGTCGGCGCGGTTCGACGGCGGGAGCCTCGCGTTCTGCGTCCGACCCGAGCTGCTGGTGGTCGGTGGGCGCGAGAACCGGTTCACCGCGACGGTGCGGGAGACGGAGTTTCTCGGCGAGACGACGCGCGCCCACCTCGACTGGGACGGCCGAGAGGTGATCGTCCGCGTCTCGGACCCGCCGGCGGCGGGCGAGTCAGTCGCGCTCGGGTTCGATCCGGCGGACGCTCACGTATTCGAGTGCTGA
- a CDS encoding FAD-dependent oxidoreductase yields MDDHDQHDTDAAASRTEQFPAGERTSVWLDTSPTTEYAPLDGGIDVDAAVVGGGIVGVTAALQIAEAGQDVALVERDRILAGVTGKTTAKLTSQHGILYDTLSSTVGERKTRQYAEANEAAIDHVESRVEALDIDCAFRRLPSYAYVRSSERRSEVRREVNTARRVGLPADFEESVPVDDEAVAAVRFDDQAMFHPRRYLLALAETFLDAGGRIYEGTRALDVDGGARPVVDTDRGEILADDIVLATHFPVHDTGAYFARMHPKRSYVVAARVADPPAEAMYYYTGDQYFSVRTHDTGDEVLTLVGGQNHKTGQGGDTNERYRKVEEAARRHFDVESVEYRWSTQDYVSVDRVPYVGAVPFSENVYMASGFGGWGMTNGTAAGLLLADLVRGEENPYTEVYDPNRVTVDRTSISEFASQNANVAKEFVGDWLSMRQREDLRRLNRGEATVLRERTKPVAAYRDDDGELHTHSAVCPHLDCIVRWNDAERSWDCPCHGSRFGYDGHVVNGPAVSDLPTRNLDVE; encoded by the coding sequence ATGGACGACCACGACCAGCACGACACCGACGCCGCAGCATCGAGAACCGAGCAGTTTCCGGCGGGCGAGCGAACCTCCGTCTGGCTCGATACCTCGCCGACGACGGAGTACGCACCCCTCGACGGCGGCATCGACGTTGACGCCGCCGTCGTCGGCGGCGGCATCGTCGGTGTGACGGCCGCGCTCCAGATCGCGGAGGCGGGACAGGACGTCGCGCTCGTCGAACGCGACCGGATCCTCGCCGGGGTCACCGGAAAGACGACGGCGAAGCTCACCTCCCAGCACGGGATTCTCTACGATACCCTCTCGTCCACCGTCGGCGAGCGGAAGACGCGGCAGTACGCCGAAGCCAACGAGGCCGCCATCGACCACGTAGAGTCGCGCGTCGAAGCGTTGGATATCGACTGTGCGTTCCGACGACTGCCGTCGTACGCCTACGTCAGGTCGTCGGAACGTCGCTCGGAAGTTCGACGGGAGGTGAACACCGCTCGACGGGTAGGGCTTCCGGCCGATTTCGAGGAGTCGGTTCCGGTCGACGACGAAGCGGTCGCCGCCGTTCGCTTCGACGACCAAGCGATGTTCCACCCCCGACGGTATCTGCTGGCGCTGGCCGAGACGTTCCTCGACGCGGGCGGGCGCATCTACGAGGGGACGCGGGCGCTCGACGTAGACGGCGGCGCGCGTCCGGTGGTCGACACGGACCGCGGCGAGATTCTCGCCGACGACATCGTCCTCGCGACCCACTTCCCGGTCCACGACACGGGGGCGTACTTCGCGCGGATGCACCCCAAACGGTCGTACGTCGTCGCCGCGCGCGTCGCCGACCCGCCGGCCGAGGCGATGTACTACTACACCGGCGACCAGTACTTCTCGGTTCGGACCCACGACACCGGCGACGAGGTGTTGACGCTCGTCGGCGGGCAGAACCACAAGACCGGGCAAGGCGGCGATACGAACGAGCGCTACCGGAAGGTCGAGGAGGCGGCGCGCCGCCACTTCGACGTCGAGTCCGTCGAGTACCGCTGGTCGACCCAAGACTACGTTTCGGTCGACAGAGTACCGTACGTGGGCGCGGTACCGTTCTCCGAGAACGTCTACATGGCCAGCGGCTTCGGCGGGTGGGGGATGACGAACGGGACGGCGGCGGGACTGTTGCTCGCGGACCTCGTGCGCGGCGAGGAGAACCCGTACACGGAGGTGTACGACCCGAATCGAGTGACGGTCGACCGCACCTCGATTTCGGAGTTCGCGTCCCAGAACGCGAACGTCGCCAAGGAGTTCGTCGGCGACTGGCTTTCGATGCGGCAGCGCGAGGACCTTCGACGGCTGAATCGGGGCGAGGCGACGGTGCTCCGCGAGCGCACGAAACCGGTCGCCGCCTACCGCGACGACGATGGCGAACTACACACCCATTCCGCTGTCTGCCCGCATTTGGACTGCATCGTCCGCTGGAACGACGCCGAACGGTCGTGGGACTGTCCGTGTCACGGGTCGCGCTTCGGGTACGACGGTCACGTCGTCAACGGCCCGGCCGTCTCGGACCTGCCGACGCGGAATCTCGACGTCGAGTGA
- a CDS encoding class I SAM-dependent methyltransferase: MSVREEFDAWAADGRDKGMEDRHWHTAKHVLARLPVEAGDTVLDLGTGSGYALRALRETKDAGRAYGLDGSPEMARNARSYTDDPSVGFVVADFDDLPFADDSVDHAFSMEAFYYAADPEHTLSELARVLRPGGTFYCAVNYYEENVHSHEWQESISVEMTRWDRSEYREAFRNAGFHVAEQDNVPDLDIDIPPAEEFPTENWESREAMVERYRTFGTLLTVGVVP; encoded by the coding sequence ATGAGCGTTCGCGAGGAGTTCGACGCGTGGGCGGCCGACGGCCGCGACAAGGGAATGGAGGACCGACACTGGCACACCGCGAAACACGTGCTCGCGCGGTTGCCGGTCGAAGCGGGCGACACCGTTCTCGACCTCGGAACCGGAAGCGGCTACGCGCTGCGCGCACTTCGCGAGACGAAGGACGCAGGTCGCGCCTACGGACTCGACGGCTCGCCCGAGATGGCGCGCAACGCCCGGAGCTACACCGACGACCCGAGCGTCGGCTTCGTCGTCGCCGACTTCGACGACCTGCCGTTCGCCGACGACTCGGTCGACCACGCCTTCTCGATGGAGGCGTTCTACTACGCCGCCGACCCCGAGCACACGCTCTCGGAACTCGCACGCGTCCTCCGCCCGGGCGGGACGTTCTACTGCGCGGTCAACTACTACGAGGAGAACGTCCACAGCCACGAGTGGCAGGAGTCAATCAGCGTCGAGATGACCCGCTGGGATCGAAGCGAGTACCGCGAGGCGTTCCGGAACGCCGGGTTCCACGTCGCCGAGCAGGACAACGTGCCGGACCTCGACATCGACATTCCGCCGGCCGAGGAGTTCCCGACCGAAAACTGGGAGAGCCGCGAGGCGATGGTCGAACGCTACCGGACGTTCGGGACGCTGCTGACCGTCGGTGTGGTGCCGTAA